Sequence from the Methanosarcina siciliae T4/M genome:
GATGCTAACCGCGAAGAGCTCACTAAACTGGCAGAGGATTTGAAACTAAGCCTGATAGGTATGATACCGTTAGATCCAAAAATTGAGGAAATGGACATAAAAGGAATACCTCTCTATGAAATAACGGATGATTCGGCTGCTGCAATGGAAATCGAAAAAATTGTACAAAAAATGGGGTACTGACCCCAATAGTTTTGAACCTGTGGATGATGCAGAAAACCGTACCGGAATCAAATATAAAGAGTCCAGAGCCGGATTAAGAGCTTGAAACGGCATTTAAAATCATAAGAGTAACGGGACAGGAGAATTCCTGTTCCGATCCCTGTTCTTATACAAGGGAAAAAGTGGAAACAGATCCTGTATTACATTCTTTATTTTATTATACAGTCACTCGTAAAAACGGATAAATTACGGAAACGGTGAGGTTTACATGGCAAAGAAAATGAAGTTATCTGATATAACAAACATGTTCGCGGGAATGGATGTAGAAGCCCTCGAAGGTGTGACTATTGAAGGGGACATTGAGATTGATCTCGGTGGACTCGGAGGCGGCTTTGACCCGATGCTTGCCGCAGCTCTTGGGCAGGAGAGTGCAATACTTGCCCAGCACTTTGCAAGACTCGCAGGCATGTTCGGATATCCGGTGGGCATTGGCGCACCAGCAGCTCCGGCAGTTGCCCCAGCTCTTGCAGCCCCCAAACTCAAAGATCTTATCCCTGCAAAGTTCGATGTTGCTAACATCGCTGAATGGGCAACCGAGATCCAGGAAGTACCAATAGGCAACACCTCGGCAGACGGCGGAAGCCGTGGAAAGAGAGTGATGCTGGGCGGAGAGAAAGCCCTTTCCGTTCTACTTCGACGCACCGATGCCGAACAGGAACCAGGTCACTATTGACGTGTTCGATATGAGGATCGGCCTTGCAAAAGCTGTCAAGCAGAACTATGATGAAGTCATGGACAGCCCGGGAGAATGGGCAAAGAAGAACGTTGAGAAATTCAACGCTGACATGATCACCATCCACCTGATTTCAACAGACCCGCTAATCAAAGACACTCCTGCAAAAGAAGCAGCCAAGACTGTAGAAGAAGTGCTCCAGGCTGTTGATGTGCCAATTGCCATAGGCGGATCAGGGAACCCACAGAAGGACCCGGAAGTGCTCACAAGAGCAGCAGAAGTTTCGGAAGGCGAGCGCTGCCTGCTTGCATCGGCCAGCCTGAACCTGGACTATGCAGCAATCGCAGAGGCAGCACTAAAATACGATCACGACGTGCTTTCCTGGACACAGCTGGACATGAACGCGCAGAAGGAACTAAACAGGAAACTCATGAAGCAGTGCAACGTCCCAAGAGACAGAATCATCATGGACCCCACCACTGCAGCCCTGGGATACGGTCTCGACTACGCTTACACCAACATGGAGCGTATCAGACTTGCAGCCCTTATGGGTGATGACGAACTTACATTCCCGATGTCTTCAGGGACCACAAATGCATGGGGTGCCCGTGAGTCATGGATGGTTAGTTCCCCACTTAAGGAAGACTCTGACTGGGGACCGAGAGAGTACAGAGGTCCGATATGGGAAATCGTTACAGGACTGTCCCTTGCAATTGCAGGAAACGACCTGTTCATGATGATGCACCCAACATCGGTTGCTGTCCTGAAACAGATCACACAGACACTCTTCGGTATGATCGACACAGAGCAGGTTGACATTGCAAACTGGATAGGAGCGGAGGTGTAAAACATGAAAATAAACAGCCCGTTAGAAGCTTACAAATACTTGCCCCAGACAAACTGTGGAGAGTGTGGGGAAGCTACATGTATGGCTTTTGCCTCCAAGCTGATTGACAGGTCAGGCAAGACATCAGACTGTCCACCTCTTATTAAGGAGAAGAAATTTGCAAAGAAACTTGCAGAACTCGACAGGCTACTTGCACCGGAAATTCGCCAGGTAACCATAGGAGTAGGCGAGAAAGCAGTTAACATTGGGGGGGACGATGTCCTGTACCGCCACAAACTCACATTCTTCAACAAGACGAAGATGTTCTTCGATGTGGCAGACAACATGGATGAAGCTGCCATTGTTGAGAGAGTGAACAGCATCGCCAACTTCAGAAAGTTCTATGTAGGCCGAAACCTGCTCCTCGATGGGGTGGCTATCAGAGCCGTTTCCAACGACCCGGCAAAGTTTGCGGCAGCTGTAAAGAAGGTAGCTGAAGCAGGATTGCCCATGATATTCTGTTCCTTCAACCCTGAGGTCCTGAAGGCAGGACTCGAAGTGGCAAAGGACCTGAACCCGCTGCTTTATGCTGCAAACAAGGATAACTGGAAGGAAGTAGGAGAACTCGCCCTTGAATACAAGGTGCCTGTGGTTGTGTCAGCTTTCAATGACCTTGATGCCCTCAAGACCCTTGCAAAGACATTTGCAGAGGCAGGAATTAAGGATATTGTCCTTGACCCGGGAACATACCCCACAGGAAAGGGCCTGAAGGAAACATTCACCAACTTCCTGAAGATAAGGAGAGCGGGAATTATGGGCGACACGGAGATTCGCATACCCGATTATTGCTCTCCCCTTCACTGCATGGATGGCTGGAATTTCCGACCCGGTCAGCGCCTCATACTGGGAAACCGTAATGGCTTCGGTCTTTACTATAAGGTACGGAGACATAATGATCCTCCACAGCATGGAGCCTTATTCCACCCTGCCTGAGGTTCACCTGGCAGAGACCATCTACACGGACCCGAGGACCCCGGTCTCCGTGGACGGAGGAATGTACAAGGTAGGAAGCCCGACAGCGGATTCCCCGGTGCTCTTTACCACAAACTTCGCACTCACATACTATACTGTGGAGAGCGATATATCGTCCAACGGAATCGACTGCTGGTTACTTGCAGTTGACACAGACGGGATAGGGGTGGAAGCTGCAGTTGCAGGCGGACAGCTGACCGCTGACAAGGTGAAGGAAGCCTTTGACAAGGCAGGGTTCGACCTTAAGACAGCCGTAAACCACAACACCGTAGTTACTCCGGGTCTTGCGGCCCGTCTACAGGGAGACCTTGAGGACAAGCTCGGTGCAAATGTAAAGGTAGGACCAATGGACTCCGGCCGTATCCCAGGCTGGATGGAAAAGAACTGGCCACCTAAATAAAGGCAAAAAAATTGAAGGTTAAGATTCCGTGTCTAAAAGACACGGTACTTTTTTATCTTTTTTAAAAAAATATGAGACATATCACAATAACAGCCACAGACGGTTTTTAAGGAATTAACTTCTGCACGGATGGGATTCTTACTTCGACCTTTTAGTATGTAAGTTTTCCTTGAAAACTCATATAAATTCTTAGTTATGGTTATCCGTATAGATTCTGAATTTTTGTTCCCTCACGTAGAGTTTCAATTTTATTTTTTGCTTTCCAGCTATATTGTTAGTTTCCACATAAGAGCATAAGAACCATCAAAAATATTGATTATGAAATTAGGACAAATGCTATAAAAAAGAATATATAAATGCATAAAAAACACATAAGAAAAGATGAAAAATAAGTTAATTTAAATAAAATGAAGCGATCCAGATAATAGGATATGACAGATGTTAACCTGTACAGGTACCATAAATAACCAATATTCAAACATTATTCGGGTGTTAACATTACAAGGGTTTCGCTGGTATTGCCTGCTTATAATGAGGTAGCAAGAATAGAAAAAACAGTAAAACAAACTGCGGAAACTCTCAGAAATATTACTTCTTCTTTTGAGATAATCATAGCGGAAGACGGGAGCAGTGACGGGACAGATAGAGTCGCAGAGAAACTCGCTCTGGAGCATAACTGGATAAGTCACCTTCACTCGAATTCTCGCCAGGGAAGAGGCAGAGCCCTGAACAGAGCTTTTAAGTCTGCATCAGGCGACGTCCTTTGTTATATTGACGTGGATCTTGCAACCGATATGAACCACCTGAAAGAGCTGATAGAATCAATATCAGTAGAAGGATATGACTTTGCGACAGGCTCAAGGATGATGCCTCAAAGCAATGTCAAAAGACCCCTAAAAAGAGGAATAGCTAGCAAGGGATTTAATTTTCTGGTGCACACTGTGTTGAACTCAAAGTTATACGACCATCAATGCGGGTTTAAGGCCTTTAAAAAAGCTCCGTTGTTTGAACTGATTGATGTTGTAGAGGATGAACACTGGTTCTGGGATACCGAGCTTATGGTGCTTGCACAGGCCCGGGGATTTAAGGTAAAAGAATTCCCGGTAGTCTGGAGACATGGAGGCACAACTAAAGTAAATCTTAAAAAAGATATTTTAGAGATGGGGTCTCAAATTTTTCGATTATGGTGGAGTTTGAAAAGACAGCCAAAGGAAAAAGCAGTAAAATCCTGTGAGGGGTGCTTTGAACAAAACAGAGTCTAAAACAAAACAACGGCGCAAAGAAAAATTATACAAATGCTTATATAAGTAAAAAGCCAATTTGGTCTGCTTCTAAAACACGGATTTTTTAATATTAGAGTACTGGATGCAGCGATTTGCTGATATAGCGGACTGACATCTCAGGCACGAAAGTCACCTGATGAGTAAAAACAGCAGACCCAGCTATTATTAAATAGCATGAGAATGCTTAACAGATGAACTGCTGATTATTCCTTCAGATACTTTATTTTCTAAATCAGGTAACCTACTACTCCAAGAAGACTAGCAGTAAGGATTATAGATGAATTCCATTACATGCCCGAAATGCGGCAAAGAATGCGACAAACTTTTTGATTCCGTTTGCAGGGACTGTTTCTTTGAAACCTTCAAACTAATCGAACTGCCTCTTGTACTTCACGTAAGGATCTGTTCCAGCTGCGGAGCATATTTCCACAGGAGCCGCTGGGAAGATATAGGCAATATAGAAGAAGTGGTGCTGAAAGCCGTAGAAAACGCCCTTTTTATCCACAATGAAGCCGGAGATGTGGAACTCTACCTTGAACCACGGGAGGTTACGCCTTACATGTACAGGGTGAGAGCCGAAGTAGATGCAATCGTAAGAGAAGAGCCGGTTCATGCCGAAGCTGAGACAGAAGTAAGGGTTCAGCGGATAGCCTGCGATATGTGCAGCCGCGAGTCCGGAGGATACTTTGAAGCAATCATCCAGATCAGGGCAACGGGCAGGTTCCCTACGGAAGAAGAAAAGAAGTGCTGCTCTGCCATTGCCAGAGAAGCTATGAAGAGCATGAAGAAAAAAGGGGACCGACTGGCATTTATAAGTGAATGTCAGGAGCAGAAAGAAGGTGTCGACCTTTATATGGGTTCCATGAATGCCAGCCGACAGGTCTGCCGGGCAATCATCTCCGAACTTGGAGGTAGTTTCTCCGAATCTCCAACCCTGGTCGGCATGAAAGACGGAAAAAACCTCTATAGGATTACTTTTGCCATGCGCCTTCCGGAGTTCAGACCAGGAGACGTGATAAAGTTCAGAGGTAGGATTATCCAGATAAGAAGCTCAGGAAAAAAGGTCAACGGTATCAGCCTTGAAGATGGTTCCAGGTTTATCTCAACCCCGGAAGAAATCAAAGGCGCAGAAAAAATTGCAAATATAAGGGATATGGTTTATACGGTTCTGGTTTCAATCGAAGAAAATGCAATTCTTGTGCTTGACCCTGAGACCTATGAAACCGTTGCAATAAAAAAGCCGATGTCCTTCAGTGCAGAAGCAGGAGACGAGATCCCTGTCCTGAAAACGGAATATGGAATCTTTGCCCTGGCAAACTTCGAACTTCTGCGGGAAAAATGAAAAAAACGGAGAAACATGCAGAACATCCTTGCAATTGGGTTTGATACGCGAAATATTGTCTGCTCTGCAAGCAGGGCAGGCTACACTGTCTGCTCAATAGATGCTTTTCGGGACCTTGACCTGCAGAAATGTGCATACGCATCAGCGTTCCTTGAGTGCAGGACCTCAAGCGAACTCCGTCAGCTGGATCCACGCTGGATAATAGCTAAAATGAACGCCTTCGAGCTTGACTTTGATGCCATTGTTCCGGGCTCGGGAATGGAGATGCTGGACCCGGGCAGTTTTCCCTGCCCCGTACTCGCCAGCAGTCCCGATGCGGTAAAGGAAGCCTCAAACAAACTGCACCTTGAAAAAAAGCTCGAAGCTCTCGGAATGCCTATACCTCAATGTTATTCCCCGGAAGAACTGAATGCCATCGAATATCCCGTGATTCTCAAACCTTCCTCGGGAGGAGGAGGGATCTTTAACAGAGTTGCAAGGAACAGGAAGGAATTGCTGGCAGCTTTCGAAGAACTGGAAAAGCTGGACCCGGGGCTTGCAACAGAGGAGCTTGTAATACAGGAGTTTCTGGAAGGAATTCCTTCAAGCGTTTCTTTGCTTTCCACAAAGAGTCAGGCTCTGGCAGTTGCTGTGAATGAACAATTGATAGGGATACCCTGGCTCTCGAGGCTGCCTTTTGCCTACTGTGGAAACGTAACTCCTTTCAGGACCGAATACGCAGAGGAAATGGAAGCCCTTGCTGAAGAACTGGTGCTCGAATTCGGGCTCCTGGGCTCAAACGGAGTGGATTTCCTGATCACGGAAAAGGGACCTGTAGTGCTGGAAATAAACCCGAGGTTTCAGGGCAGCCTAGATACCGTAGAAATGGCGACGGGAATTAACCTTTTTGAAGCCCACATCGGCTGCTTTAGAGGCGAACTTCCGGAAAAACCTGAAGCAAAATTTTTTGCTGCAAGAGGAGTTCTTTACTCGGATCGAGAGCTTTTTATAGACAGAAAACTCATGGACGTCATTCTCAGGGAAAAAAGCGCTGATATTCCTTCTATGGGAACTGTTACTGAGCCCGACTGGCCCCTTACTTCCCTGTTTGCATGTGCCTCCACAAGAGACGAGTCAGTCAGGTCTCTTGAAAGAGGGGCAGAGAGAATAAAGACTTTTATTGTAAATCGAACAAAAGAGGAGAGAAAGCCCCTGAACCCTGCCCGACAAGCATGAGGTTCAGTTGCGAGAGTACAGCTTTTTCCAGACATGAGAGATCTCTTTGAGAAAAAGCAGAATGTAAACTTTAATACTGGTATGTCCAATTCATATAAGGGATTTGCGAGGTGAACACTTTGGTAGATTTGAATGACAAGGTAATTAGAGGATATCTCATGAGCCTCGTAGGGGAAGAAGGGCTTAAAATGATAGAAGAGATGCCCGAAGGCGAAGTCACGGATGAAGAAATTGCGGCAAAGACCGGAGTTCTGCTGAATACCGTGCGAAGAACCCTCTTCATACTTTACGAAAACAAATTTGCAATCGTTGTAAGGGAAAGAGATTCAAACAGCGGATGGCTGACTTATCTCTGGCATCTGGACTTTTCCGACATAGAGCACCAGCTCATGAGGGAAAAGAAAAAGCTGCTCAGGAACCTGAAAACCCGTCTTGAATTTGAGGAAAATAACGTTTTTTATGTCTGTCCGCAGGGCTGTGTTCGCCTTCTTTTTGACGAAGCAACCGAAACGGAATTTCTCTGTCCCATGTGCGGTGAAGACCTGGTCTATTACGATAATTCCCAGTTTATAGGCGCCCTGAAGAAGCGTGTGGAAGCCCTGAGTTCCGCGTAAGGGATCAATCTTGATTACCCGGACCCAGGCAATAAGATTGCTTGAAGAAGCGGGCTGTGCCCCTAATGTGATTAAACACTGTAAGGAAGTTGCCTCCCTGGCAGTTGAGATATCAGTAAAGGCGAAAGCAGCCGGAAATGATGTTAATCTGGAGCTTGTAGAGGCAGGGGCTCTGTTACATGATGTGGGAAGATGCCGGACTCATGGGATTTCCCATGCAGTTGAAGGGTTCAGGCTGGCTCAAAGCAAAGGAGTCGAACCGGAAGTTGTCGAGATAATAAAGCGGCATATAGGAGCCGGAGTTTCAAAAGAAGAGGCAAAGGAACTGGGACTTCCCGAAGATGACTATTTCCCCCGGAGCCTGGAGGAAAAAATCGTTGCACATGCCGATAATCTTATAAAAGGGACGAAGAGGATAACGATAAATGAAAGATTGGAACTCATGAGTAAAAAAAATATACCTGAATATACAGTTCAGAGAGTAAAAAAACTCGCTGAAGAAGTAGAAAGAATTTCCCGCTAAACTCCCCGGATAGAAGAGAGACAAACATCCGGGATATAGAAAATAAGAAAAATAATTTTGTCAACAAGAAAAATAATTTTATCAAAAAATGCTCCGGTTTTAAATGCATACGCGTTTAGAAAAATGAGGAGGAAAACTTATATATAGCGATATTAATAATGAGATAATGGATTGCTAAATCCTGCGATTAAAGCTAAAAATGCTCACCTCAACTAAAATATTTTTTTAGCTACATTTTCTCATTTTTAACTTATTATGAGGGTATGTTTATGGATAATGACAAATATCTAAAGGGCACAACTACCGTAGGAGTAGTTTGTACCGACGGAATTGTGCTCGCAAGTGAACAGCGAGCCACAATGGGGCATTTCATCGCAAGCAAAACTGCAAAGAAAGTTTACCAGATAGATGACCTGGTAGGGATGACCATTGCCGGTTCGGTAGGGGACGCCCAGCAGCTTGTGCGATTGGTAAATGTAGAGTCACAGCTCTACAAAATGCGCAGGAACGAATCCATGACAATCAAAGGGATTGCCACTTTGATGTCTAACTTCTTGAATGCTAACCGCTACTATCCTATGATGGTCCAGCTCCTTATCGGAGGGGTTGACAAGAACGGACCTGCAGTATACTCCCTTGACGCAATGGGAGGAAGTATCGAAGAGACTAGGATCTCGGCAACGGGTTCGGGATCTCCCATGGCTTACGGCGTACTGGAGGACCAGTACAGAGAGGATATGGCTGTAAAAGAAGGTCTCGATCTTGCAATCAGAGCGATCCACACTGCAACGAAAAGAGATGCAGCTTCCGGAGAAAATATCGATGTAGTCGTAATTACAAAGGAGGCGTTCAAAAGGCTGGACCCCGAAGAAGTAAAATCCAGAAGGGCTTTATTTAACTAAAAATGTTCTAACTGTTGGTTTTTTATTCCAATATATAAACTAACACCTTTTTCAAATATTATTTTTTCGACATCCAGATACTTTTTGATTTTTTGACAAAAAGGAAGATTCTTAATGCCTATTGAAGACGTGCTATTAGATCTCAAACAGAAAATTGAGAAAAATCTACCTGCAGGCGTTACAATTACCGACGTCGAATTCGAAGGTCCTCAGCTTGTCCTGTACACTGAAGAGCCCCGTAAATTCGCAGACGACGGGAACATAATCCGCAACCTGGCAAAAGAACTCAGGACGCGGATTGCCATGCGGCCTGACCCGAGGGTGCTTGCAACTCCCGAGGACTCTATTTCTATAATTGAAGAAGTTGTTCCAAAAGAATCCGTAATCTCGAGCTACTATTTTGACCCTGATTCCGGAGAAGTGATCATCGAAGCCGAAAAGCCCGGGCTTGTAATAGGAAAACATGGTGCAACCCTTAGAGAAATTACAAAGCAGATCGGCTGGATTCCCAAAGTTGTCCGGACACCTCCTATTAAGTCCCGTACAGTAAAAAATATCAGGGAGTTTATGAGGAACAACCTCAAAGAAAGGAAAGAAATCCTGAAAACCGTGGGGAGAAAAATTCACAGGGAGTGTACCTCAAAAGACCAGTGGGTAAGAGTTACAGCCCTCGGCGGATGCAAAGAAGTGGGTAGAAGCTGTTTTTTGCTTTCTACTCCCGAGTCCAGAATCCTGATTGACTGCGGAGTCAATGTAGGTTCGGACGAAAATATGACACCTTTCCTCTATGTTCCTGAAGTATT
This genomic interval carries:
- the tfe gene encoding transcription factor E; the protein is MVDLNDKVIRGYLMSLVGEEGLKMIEEMPEGEVTDEEIAAKTGVLLNTVRRTLFILYENKFAIVVRERDSNSGWLTYLWHLDFSDIEHQLMREKKKLLRNLKTRLEFEENNVFYVCPQGCVRLLFDEATETEFLCPMCGEDLVYYDNSQFIGALKKRVEALSSA
- the psmB gene encoding archaeal proteasome endopeptidase complex subunit beta, with product MDNDKYLKGTTTVGVVCTDGIVLASEQRATMGHFIASKTAKKVYQIDDLVGMTIAGSVGDAQQLVRLVNVESQLYKMRRNESMTIKGIATLMSNFLNANRYYPMMVQLLIGGVDKNGPAVYSLDAMGGSIEETRISATGSGSPMAYGVLEDQYREDMAVKEGLDLAIRAIHTATKRDAASGENIDVVVITKEAFKRLDPEEVKSRRALFN
- a CDS encoding 60S ribosomal export protein NMD3 encodes the protein MNSITCPKCGKECDKLFDSVCRDCFFETFKLIELPLVLHVRICSSCGAYFHRSRWEDIGNIEEVVLKAVENALFIHNEAGDVELYLEPREVTPYMYRVRAEVDAIVREEPVHAEAETEVRVQRIACDMCSRESGGYFEAIIQIRATGRFPTEEEKKCCSAIAREAMKSMKKKGDRLAFISECQEQKEGVDLYMGSMNASRQVCRAIISELGGSFSESPTLVGMKDGKNLYRITFAMRLPEFRPGDVIKFRGRIIQIRSSGKKVNGISLEDGSRFISTPEEIKGAEKIANIRDMVYTVLVSIEENAILVLDPETYETVAIKKPMSFSAEAGDEIPVLKTEYGIFALANFELLREK
- a CDS encoding ATP-grasp domain-containing protein, yielding MQNILAIGFDTRNIVCSASRAGYTVCSIDAFRDLDLQKCAYASAFLECRTSSELRQLDPRWIIAKMNAFELDFDAIVPGSGMEMLDPGSFPCPVLASSPDAVKEASNKLHLEKKLEALGMPIPQCYSPEELNAIEYPVILKPSSGGGGIFNRVARNRKELLAAFEELEKLDPGLATEELVIQEFLEGIPSSVSLLSTKSQALAVAVNEQLIGIPWLSRLPFAYCGNVTPFRTEYAEEMEALAEELVLEFGLLGSNGVDFLITEKGPVVLEINPRFQGSLDTVEMATGINLFEAHIGCFRGELPEKPEAKFFAARGVLYSDRELFIDRKLMDVILREKSADIPSMGTVTEPDWPLTSLFACASTRDESVRSLERGAERIKTFIVNRTKEERKPLNPARQA
- a CDS encoding TIGR00295 family protein, whose product is MITRTQAIRLLEEAGCAPNVIKHCKEVASLAVEISVKAKAAGNDVNLELVEAGALLHDVGRCRTHGISHAVEGFRLAQSKGVEPEVVEIIKRHIGAGVSKEEAKELGLPEDDYFPRSLEEKIVAHADNLIKGTKRITINERLELMSKKNIPEYTVQRVKKLAEEVERISR
- a CDS encoding dolichyl-phosphate beta-glucosyltransferase; the encoded protein is MTRVSLVLPAYNEVARIEKTVKQTAETLRNITSSFEIIIAEDGSSDGTDRVAEKLALEHNWISHLHSNSRQGRGRALNRAFKSASGDVLCYIDVDLATDMNHLKELIESISVEGYDFATGSRMMPQSNVKRPLKRGIASKGFNFLVHTVLNSKLYDHQCGFKAFKKAPLFELIDVVEDEHWFWDTELMVLAQARGFKVKEFPVVWRHGGTTKVNLKKDILEMGSQIFRLWWSLKRQPKEKAVKSCEGCFEQNRV